A stretch of Passer domesticus isolate bPasDom1 chromosome 23, bPasDom1.hap1, whole genome shotgun sequence DNA encodes these proteins:
- the KMT2A gene encoding histone-lysine N-methyltransferase 2A isoform X1 has protein sequence MAHSGRWRFPARPGSGGWGRRGPGGSRLRVPAVHSLRPAEPAAAPATAGEGERGGPCSGGAAGSGGGGAAPGPGGPAAAAGPGFDAALQVSATIGINLRRFRAACGAEAGSGEDEQFLGFGSDEEVKVRSPTRSPTVKSSPRKPRGRPRSSSDRSSAVLSDSSSVCSPSSKSETTSMEKVKKKESKSGEKRRGRPPALTSVKFKLSQEKDTSDIQKGSKEEKESLKKIKRSPSTTFQQATKIKKLRTSKLSPLKSKFKPGAKIQIGRKSVQIVRRRGRPPSSERLKTSSTLVINSQLEKPQRIRKEKDGTPPLTKEEKAAVRQSPRRIKPVRIIPSTKRTDAAIAKQLLQRAKKGAQKKIEKEAAKLQGRMGRTQLKNIRQFIMPVVSAISSRIIKTPKRFIEDEDYDPPIKISRLESTPNSRFSTTSCGSSEKSSAASQHSSQMSSDSSRSSSPSVDTSTDSQASEEMQMLSEERSNTPEVHTPLPVSQSPENDNGDRRNRRFSITERSFGQRTAKKLSALPSMPQQQSSSSPPPPLLTPPPPLQPASSISDHTPWLMPPTIPLASPFLPASAAPMQEKRKSILREPTFRWTSLKHSRSEPQYFSSAKYAKEGLIRKPIFDNFRPPPLTPEDVGFASGFSTPGATAPTRLFSLHSGARFDMHKRSPLLRAPRFTPSEAHSRIFESVTLPSSVGRATTGTSATGTSSRRRKRKAFSPIRSEPRSPSHSMRTRSGRLSTSDLTTLTPQSSVSSSLTSISVSSLATSALNSTFTFPSHSLSQSGESAERSQRPRKQTSAPAEPFSSGSPTPLFPWFTSSPQTERGKNKDRAAEELSKDKDADKGLEKDKSREKDREREKENKRESKKEKRRKGSEIQSSAALFPVGKMPKEKVSEDAAASSSAKKTAGRKKSAAVDATAEVSTAALVDTTAVKTKTSKKGRGGLDKSDLDLSPTVPSLEKEKALRLSAPSSSTVKHSASSISSMLAQADKLPMTDKRVASLLKKAKAQLYKIEKSKSLKQADQPKAQGQESDSSETSVRGPRIKHVCRRAAVALGRKRAVFPDDMPTLSALPWEEREKILSSMGNDDKSSIAGSEEAEPVAPPIKPIKPVTRNKAQQEPPVKKGRRSRRCGQCSGCQVPEDCGVCTNCLDKPKFGGRNIKKQCCKMRKCQNLQWMPSKAYLQKQAKAAKKKEKKSKTNEKKESHSGKNQLDSGQKQTPQAVVPREDNSGKKSSEPARKPVEEKHEDGNSSVPVSEPKQVPASGTRKTGKQTSQPVQLPPPQPPSSGPLKKEAPKLSTSEPKKKQTPQPEIGTEQSKQKKIAPRPTFPVKQKPKEKEKPPPLSKPESSTLNLLSTLTNGSSSKQKPPTDGVHRIRVDFKEDCEVENVWEMGGLGIVTSVPITPRVVCFLCASSGHVEFVYCQVCCEPFHKFCLEESERPQEDQLENWCCRRCKFCHVCGRQHQATKQLLECNKCRNSYHPECLGPNYPTKPTKKKKVWICTKCVRCKSCGSTTPGKGWDAQWSHDFSLCHDCAKLFAKGNFCPLCDKCYDDDDYESKMMQCGKCDRWVHSKCENLSDEMYEILSNLPESVAYTCINCTEQHPAEWRLALEKELQISLKQVLTALLNSRTTSHLLRYRQAAKPPDLNPETEESIPSRSSPEGPDPPVLTEVTKQEEQQPLDLEGVKKKMDQGSYISVLDFSDDIVKIIQAAINADGGQPEIKKANSMVKSFFIRQMERVFPWFSVKKSRFWEPNKVTSNSGMLPNAVLPPSLDHNYAQWQEREESSRTEQPPLMKKIIPAPKLRGPGEPDSPTPLHPPTPPISGSDRSREDSPELNPPPDVEDNRQCALCLKYGDDSANDAGRLLYIGQNEWTHVNCALWSAEVFEDDDGSLKNVHMAVIRGKQLRCEFCQKSGATVGCCLTSCTSNYHFMCSRVKNCVFLDDKKVYCQRHRDLIKGEVVPENGFEVLRRVFVDFEGISLRRKFLSGLEPENIHMMIGSMTIDCLGILNDLSDCEDKLFPIGYQCSRVYWSTTDARKRCVYTCKIMECRPPVVEPDINSTVEHDDNRTIAHSPVPLTEILPKDTRSTPEIVNPPSPDRPLHSQTSSSCYYPVVSKGPRIRVPSYPSAQRSPGSRPLPSAGSPTPVTHEIVTVGDPLLSSGLKSIGSRRHSTSSLSQQQSKLRMISPTRAGNTYSRHSVSSVSSVGASSEYEPAAKSTDRFVGSASTGPPSAPVQSCSASSSSQKTVATTGNKTYQLDSSQSTEGKHSSSSDLVAKGAPSKGEKMKTSKDPDYLSHTFVSGGSSKVSTQPTSSSATEMNKIGTFQECSGSFSSKEAIPFPPLHQRGPRKDRDQHVEPLQPEKTTVVDEIDAKTLKAAGVNNRSPAASEQVVTAPRDKRHKGKKLMKDSFKEKHSLKSLTETSQPVGSDELKPDFGNQGLATEQISQRLCNNIPAEKAGEKSPSSQGPSKGSAVQAETAPKESQAPRKRTVKVTLTPLKMESDNQSKSAQQESDAETQSAGADLAALAEPSSASESLEENPVIQGSPNEPPAQESQNNTYENLAIQDNSLMLQDGAKAQEESSYKRRYPRRSARARSNMFFGLTPLYGVRSYGEEDIPFYSNSTGKKRGKRSAEGQVDGADDLSTSDEDDLYYYNFTRTVVSSNTEERLASHSLFREEEQCDLPKISQLDGVDDGTESDTSVTATTRKVSQVSKRSGKENGTENLKLDRAEEAGEKVQVTKSSTVHKTDPKIDNCHPVSRVKAQGQDSLEAQLSSLETGRRAHASTPADKTLLDTFNTELLKSDSDNNNSDDCGNILPSDIMDFVLKNTPSMQALGESPESSSSELLTLGEGLGLDSNRGKDMGLFEVFSQQLPTAEPVDSSVSSSISAEEQFELPLELPSDLSVLTTRSPTVPSQNHNRLAVISESSLSSSGERSMLAIPSTESGEKRVTVTEKSASGEGDAALLSPGVDPSPEGHMTPDHFIQGHIDAEHIASPACGPVEQGHGSNQDLTRNSGTPGIQVPVSPTVPLQGQKYVPNSTDSPGPSQISNAAVQTTPPHLKPAAEKLLVVNQNMQPLYVLQTLPNGVTQKIQLTPSVSSAQSVMETNTSVLGPMGSGLTLTTGLNPSLPPSQSLFPPTSKGLLPMSHHQHIHPFPTPAQTGFPPNISSPSPGLLIGVQPPPDPQLLVSEASQRTDLGTAASTPAAALGKKRPISRLQSRKNKKLAPSGTPSAIAPSDMVSNMTLINFAPSQISNHPLDLGTIANSTSHRTVPNIIKRSKSGVMYFEQTSLLPQGGTTTAVSTSPSIIGADASHLPAGPVSGLTSSSSVLNVVSMQATAAPSTGGSVPGHVLGQSSVTLTSPGLLGDLGSISNLLIKASQQSLGLQEQHMTLPPSSGMFSQLGASQTPSTAAMTAASSICVLPSAQTMGMTVAPSSADPEGSYQLQHMTQLLGNKTGVASSQLDLSTVSATTQLSSFPQLVDVPNNTGLEQSKASSSVMHASSASPGGSPSPGQQSASSSVLGATKMKPKVKRIQPLLDKGNGKKHKTSHAWAGSSEAHVPEKGAVAVPQVSVTGTPAVKADVQDAASVDQPLQKPHGQSAGQPAVVPEPQSTQNSINEQENAGSKALEEEESTFSSPLMFWLQQEQKRKECLGEKKPKKGLVFEISSDDGFQICAESIEDAWKSLTDKVQEARSNARLKQLSFAGVNGLRMLGIIHDTVVFLIEQLYGAKHCHNYKFRFHKPEEANEPPLNPHGSARAEVHLRKSAFDMFNFLASKHRQPPEYNPNDEEEEEVQLKSARRATSMDLPMPMRFRHLKKTSKEAVGVYRSPIHGRGLFCKRNIDAGEMVIEYSGNVIRSILTDKREKYYDSKGIGCYMFRIDDSEVVDATMHGNAARFINHSCEPNCYSRVINIDGQKHIVIFAMRKIYRGEELTYDYKFPIEDASNKLPCNCGAKKCRKFLN, from the exons GATGAACAGTTTTTAGGTTTTGGTTCAGATGAAGAAGTTAAAGTACGAAGTCCCACCAGGTCCCCCACAG TTAAATCTAGTCCACGGAAACCTCGCGGGAGGCCCCGGAGCAGTTCTGACCGAAGTTCAGCTGTACTGTCAGACTCCTCATCAGTGTGTTCCCCTTCAAGCAAGTCTGAAACCACATCCATGGAGAAAGTAAAGAAGAAGGAGTCTaagagtggggaaaaaagacGAGGAAGACCTCCAGCACTTACAAGTGTGAAATTCAAATTGTCACAGGAGAAGGACACATCAGACATTCAGAAGGgcagcaaagaagaaaaagagagtctgaaaaaaatcaaaagatcaCCATCCACTACATTTCAGCAAGCAACTAAAATCAAGAAATTAAGAACTAGTAAGCTTTCCCCACTGAAATCTAAATTTAAGCCTGGGGCAAAAATTCAGATTGGGAGGAAGAGCGTTCAGATTGTGCGCAGGAGAGGCAGGCCACCGTCCTCTGAACGTTTAAAGACTTCCTCAACTTTAGTCATAAACTCACAGCTGGAGAAACCCCAGAGGATTCGCAAAGAAAAGGATGGCACACCGCCTCTCACgaaggaggagaaggctgcTGTCAGACAGAGTCCACGCAGGATTAAGCCTGTCAGGATTATACCTTCCACCAAAAGGACGGATGCTGCGATTGCTAAGCAACTCTTGCAGAGGGCTAAAAAGGGAGCGCAAAAAAAGATTGAGAAAGAAGCAGCCAAATTGCagggcaggatggggagaaCACAGCTCAAAAATATTCGACAGTTCATCATGCCAGTTGTGAGTGCAATCTCATCACGGATTATCAAAACACCCAAACGGTTTATTGAGGATGAAGACTACGATCCTCCTATTAAAATATCCAGACTAGAATCCACACCAAACAGCAGGTTCAGCACTACATCTTGTGGCTCCAGTGAAAAGTCCAGCGCCGCTTCTCAACATTCATCTCAGATGTCTTCAGATTCCTCACGGTCCAGCAGCCCCAGCGTGGATACATCTACAGACTCCCAGGCTTCTGAGGAGATGCAGATGCTTTCTGAGGAGCGAAGCAATACTCCAGAGGTTCACACTCCCCTGCCTGTTTCTCAGTCCCCTGAAAACGATAATGGTGATAGAAGAAATAGAAGGTTTTCAATAACAGAAAGAAGTTTTGGCCAGAGGACTGCAAAAAAGCTGTCAGCCTTACCAAGCATGCCACAGCAGCagtcctcctcctctcctcctccccctttGCTCACTCCCCCCCCACCACTGCAGCCTGCTTCAAGCATCTCAGACCATACCCCTTGGCTTATGCCTCCAACCATACCGTTAGCCTCACCCTTTCTTCCTGCTTCTGCTGCACCGATGcaagagaaacgaaagtcaatTCTGCGAGAGCCAACATTTAGGTGGACCTCCCTGAAACATTCCAGGTCAGAGCCACAGTACTTCTCATCAGCAAAATATGCCAAAGAGGGTCTTATTCGCAAACCGATATTTGATAACTTCAGACCCCCGCCGCTGACACCGGAGGACGTTGGCTTTGCTTCTGGCTTCTCAACACCAGGTGCCACAGCCCCCACACGTCTCTTTTCGCTTCACTCTGGAGCCAGGTTTGATATGCACAAGAGAAGTCCTCTGCTGCGAGCGCCACGATTCACACCAAGCGAGGCCCACTCCCGGATCTTCGAGTCTGTAACGTTGCCCTCGTCTGTCGGTCGTGCCACCACGGGGACCTCTGCCACGGGCACGTCCTCGCGGCGGCGGAAGAGGAAAGCCTTCAGCCCCATCCGATCAGAGCCCAGGTCTCCTTCGCACTCCATGAGGACGAGGAGCGGGAGGCTTAGTACCTCTGACCTGACAACTCTCACCCCACAGTCTTCTGTCTCTTCCTCATTAACTAGTATTTCAGTTAGTTCTCTTGCCACTAGTGCCTTAAATTCAACTTTTACTTTTCCCTCCCATTCCCTATCGCAGTCTGGGGAATCAGCAGAAAGAAGCCAGAGACCAAGGAAGCAGACAAGTGCTCCAGCAGAGCCTTTCTCATCTGGTAGCCCTACTCCTCTCTTCCCCTGGTTCACATCAAGTCCCCAGACAGAGAGAGGCAAAAACAAGGAcagggcagcagaagagctCTCCAAAGATAAAGATGCTGACAAAGGCCTGGAGAAGGACAAGAGCAGAgagaaagacagagagagagaaaaggagaataAACGAGAGtcaaagaaagagaagaggagaaaagggTCAGAAATACAGAGCAGCGCTGCTTTGTTTCCTGTAGGTAAAATGCCCAAAGAAAAAGTCAGTGAAGATGCTGCAGCATCATCGTCCGCCAAGAAAACTGCCGGGCGGAAGAAGTCTGCAGCAGTAGATGCCACGGCAGAAgtttccactgctgctctggtaGATACAACAGCTGTCAAAACCAAAACATCCAAGAAAGGTAGAGGGGGGCTGGACAAATCAGACCTGGACCTCAGCCCCACTGTGCCGTctttggagaaggaaaaagctcTGCGTCTTTCTGCTCCTTCATCAAGCACTGTTAAACATTCTGCTTCCTCCAtcagttctatgttggctcaaGCAGACAAACTGCCAATGACTGACAAGAGGGTAGCCAGTCTTCTGAAAAAGGCAAAAGCCCAGCTGTACAAGATTGAGAAGAGCAAGTCCCTCAAGCAAGCAGATCAGCCAAAAGCACAG GGGCAAGAGAGTGATTCATCAGAAACGTCAGTCCGAGGACCGCGAATAAAGCATGTTTGCAGGAGAGCAGCTGTTGCACTGGGCCGCAAGCGAGCGGTGTTTCCTGATGACATGCCCACTCTGAGTGCCTTACCATGGGAAGAGCGGGAGAAGATACTGTCTTCCATGGGGAATGATG ATAAGTCATCGATAGCTGGCTCAGAAGAGGCTGAACCTGTTGCTCCACCAATCAAGCCCATTAAGCCGGTCACCAGGAACaaggcacagcaggagcccccagtgaaGAAGGGCCGGCGCTCCAGGCGCTGCGGGCAGTGTTCGGGCTGTCAGGTTCCAGAGGACTGTGGGGTCTGCACTAACTGTCTAGACAAACCCAAGTTTGGTGGGCGCAATATAAAGAAGCAGTGCTGCAA AATGAGGAAATGTCAGAATCTACAGTGGATGCCTTCAAAAGCTTATCTCCAGAAGCAAGCTAAAG ctgcaaaaaagaaagagaagaaatccAAGACaaatgagaagaaagaaagCCATTCTGGAAAAAACCAGTTGGACTCTGGACAGAAACAGACTCCTCAGGCTGTTGTACCAAGAGAAGACAATTCTGGGAAGAAGAGCAGTGAGCCTGCCCGTAAGCCTGTTGAGGAAAAGCATGAGGATGGGAATTCCTCCGTTCCCGTGTCAGAGCCCAAACAGGTCCCTGCGTCTGGTACCAGAAAGACTGGCAAGCAGACGTCCCAGCCAGTCCAGCTCCCCCCTCCTCAGCCACCAAGCTCAGGACCTTTGAAAAAAGAAGCACCTAAACTTAGCACTTCTGAGCCCAAGAAAAAGCAGACTCCCCAGCCAGAAATAG GCACAgaacaaagcaaacagaaaaaaattgctccCCGTCCAACTTTCCCTGTGAAACAGAAACCAAAAGAAAAG GAAAAGCCCCCTCCTCTAAGCAAGCCAGAGAGCAGCACACTGAACTTGCTCAGCACTCTGACTAACGGCAGCAGTTCCAAGCAAAAGCCACCTACAGATGGAGTCCACAGAATCCGAGTGGATTTCAAG GAGGACTGTGAAGTGGAGAATGTTTGGGAGATGGGTGGGTTAGGCATCGTCACCTCGGTACCTATTACTCCCAGGGTGGTGTGTTttctctgtgccagcagtggaCATGTGGAG TTTGTATATTGCCAGGTCTGCTGTGAGCCCTTCCACAAGTTCTGCCTGGAGGAGAGCGAGCGGCCCCAGGAAGATCAgctggagaactggtgctgccGTCGCTGCAAGTTCTGCCACGTCTGTGGGAGACAGCACCAGGCCACCAAG CAGTTGCTGGAGTGTAACAAGTGCCGAAACAGCTATCACCCTGAGTGCCTGGGCCCAAACTACCCAACAAAACCcaccaagaaaaagaaagtttgG ATATGTACCAAATGTGTTCGCTGCAAGAGCTGTGGATCAACAACACCGGGCAAAGGATGGGATGCACAGTGGTCTCATGACTTCTCCCTGTGTCATGATTGTGCCAAACTCTTTGCTAAAG GAAATTTTTGTCCTCTTTGTGACAAATGCTACGATGATGACGACTACGAGAGCAAGATGATGCAGTGTGGGAAATGCGACCGCTGGGTCCACTCCAAATGTGAAAACCTTTCTG ATGAAATGTATGAGATACTCTCCAACTTGCCCGAGAGCGTTGCATACACCTGCATTAACTGTACAGAGCAGCATCCTGCAGAGTGGCGTCTGGCActggaaaaggagctgcagaTTTCCTTGAAGCAGGTTTTAACAGCCCTGTTGAATTCCAGAACCACCAGCCACTTGCTGCGGTATCGACAG GCAGCAAAACCGCCTGATTTAAATCCTGAGACAGAAGAGAGTATCCCATCCAGAAGCTCTCCTGAGGGTCCCGATCCTCCTGTCCTAACAGAAGTCACTAAACAGGAGGAGCAGCAACCTCTGGATCTGGaaggagtgaaaaaaaaaatggatcaAGGAAGTTACATTTCTGTG TTGGATTTTAGTGATGACATCGTGAAGATAATTCAAGCAGCCATTAATGCTGATGGCGGGCAGCCAGAGATTAAGAAAGCCAACAGCATGGTCAAGTCCTTCTTTATTCGG CAAATGGAGCGTGTTTTTCCATGGTTCAGTGTAAAAAAGTCCAGATTTTGGGAGCCAAATAAAGTAACAAGCAA CAGTGGTATGTTGCCGAACGCGGTGCTGCCCCCATCGCTCGACCATAATTATGCTCAGTGGCAGGAGCGTGAAGAGAGCAGCCGCACTGAACAGCCCCCTCTGATGAAGAAAATCATTCCAGCTCCGAAACTCAGAGGGCCTGGAGAGCCAGATTCACCAACTCCTCTGCATCCTCCTACACCGCCCATCTCTG GCTCTGACAGGAGCAGAGAGGATAGTCCTGAACTGAACCCACCTCCAGATGTGGAAGACAACAGGCAGTGTGCATTGTGCCTGAAATATGGTGATGACAGTGCTAAC GATGCTGGACGTCTTCTCTATATTGGCCAAAATGAATGGACACATGTGAACTGTGCTTTGTGgtcagcagaagtgtttgaagATGATGATGGTTCTCTGAAAAATGTGCACATGGCTGTTATCCGGGGAAAGCAGCTG AGGTGTGAGTTCTGCCAGAAGTCAGGCGCCACAGTGGGCTGCTGCCTCACTTCCTGCACCAGTAACTATCATTTCATGTGCTCACGAGTCAAGAACTGTGTCTTTCTGGATGATAAGAAAGTTTATTGCCAGAGGCATCGTGACTTGATCAAAGGAGAG GTGGTTCCTGAGAATGGGTTTGAAGTTCTTAGGAGAGTTTTTGTGGACTTTGAAGGGATCAGTTTGAGAAGAAAATTTCTTAGTGGCTTGGAACCAGAGAACATCCACATGATGATTG GTTCAATGACAATTGACTGCTTAGGAATTCTGAATGACCTCTCAGACTGTGAAGATAAGTTGTTTCCCATCGGCTATCA GTGCTCCAGGGTGTACTGGAGCACAACAGATGCCAGGAAGCGCTGTGTGTATACCTGCAAGATCATGGAGTGCCGGCCTCCGGTCGTAGAACCTGACATCAACAGCACTGTAGAGCATGATGATAATAGAACAATTGCCCATAGCCCAGTTCCCCTTACAG aaattcttcctaaaGACACCCGAAGTACACCTGAAATTGTAAACCCACCATCACCAGATCGTCCCTTGCATTCTCAGACCTCTAGTTCCTGCTACTACCCGGTGGTCTCCAAGGGTCCCAGGATCAGGGTGCCAAGTTACCCCTCTGCACAGAGGTCTCCTGGCTCACGGCCGTTACCCTCCGCAG GAAGTCCTACCCCAGTGACCCATGAAATAGTGACAGTAGGAGATCCTTTGCTGTCCTCGGGACTTAAGAGCATTGGTTCTCGGAGACACAGCACCTCTTCTTTGTCACAGCAACAATCCAAACTCCGGATGATTTCCCCTACACGAGCTGGGAACACTTACTCCAGGCACAGTGTGTCTTCAGTTTCCAGCGTGGGGGCCTCTTCAGAGTATGAACCTGCTGCCAAAAGTACTGACCGCTTTGTGGGGTCAGCAAGCACAGGTCCTCCAAGTGCTCCAGTTCAAAGTTGCTCTGCCAGTTCAAGCTCCCAGAAAACAGTGGCTACAActggaaataaaacttaccagctGGATTCATCTCAGTCTACAGAAGGGAAACATTCCAGCAGTTCAGATTTAGTAGCCAAAGGTGCACCTTCTaagggagagaaaatgaaaacctCAAAGGACCCAGATTATTTGTCTCATACTTTTGTTTCTGGAGGAAGCTCCAAAGTGTCCACTCAGCCAACCAGTTCATCAGCCACGGAAATGAATAAAATAGGAACCTTTCAAGAGTGTTCAGGATCATTTTCTTCCAAAGAAGCAATACCCTTTCCACCTTTGCATCAGAGAGGCCCAAGGAAAGACAGAGATCAGCACGTGGAACCTTTACAGCCAGAGAAAACGACTGTGGTTGATGAGATAGATGCAAAAACGTTGAAGGCTGCTGGGGTAAACAATAGATCTCCTGCAGCAAGTGAGCAGGTAGTTACTGCCCCCAGAGATAAACGTCATAAAGgcaaaaaattaatgaaagacAGTTTTAAAGAGAAGCATTCCCTGAAATCTCTTACAGAGACAAGTCAACCAGTGGGCAGTGATGAACTGAAACCAGACTTTGGCAATCAGGGTTTGGCAACTGAACAAATTAGTCAGAGGTTATGTAATAATATTCCTGCTGAAAAAGCTGGTGAGAAGTCTCCATCTTCACAAGGGCCATCTAAAGGGTCTGCAGTGCAGGCTGAAACAGCCCCTAAGGAATCCCAGGCACCCAGGAAACGCACTGTTAAAGTTACTCTGACTCCTCTCAAAATGGAAAGCGACAACCAGTCCAAAAGTGCACAGCAGGAAAGTGATGCTGAAACTCAGTCTGCAGGGGCAGACCTGGCTGCTTTGGCAGAGCCCTCCTCAGCTTCAGAAAGCCTGGAAGAGAACCCTGTAATTCAGGGAAGTCCAAATGAACCACCAGCACAGGAATCTCAGAATAACACATATGAAAATTTGGCCATTCAAGATAACAGCTTGATGCTCCAGGATGGTGCTAAAGCTCAAGAAGAAAGCTCATACAAGCGGAGGTATCCAAGGAGAAGTGCTCGGGCCAGATCCAATATGTTCTTTGGATTGACTCCTCTGTATGGTGTGAGGTCCTACGGAGAGGAAGACATTCCCTTCTACAGTAACTCAACTGGCAAGAAGCGAGGGAAGCGGTCTGCAGAAGGACAGGTGGATGGAGCAGATGACTTGAGCACATCAGATGAAGATGACTTGTACTACTACAACTTCACAAGGACAGTGGTTTCCTcaaacacagaggagaggcTCGCATCCCATAGCTTATtcagggaggaggagcagtGTGATCTTCCAAAAATCTCACAGCTAGATGGTGTGGATGATGGAACTGAAAGTGATACAAGTGTCACGGCAACAACCAGAAAAGTCAGCCAGGTATCTAAAAGGAGTGGCAAAGAGAATGGGACAGAGAACTTAAAGCTGGATAGAGCTGAAGAAGCTGGTGAGAAAGTGCAAGTCACCAAGAGCTCCACCGTCCACAAGACCGACCCCAAGATTGATAACTGCCACCCTGTGAGCAGGGTCAAAGCTCAGGGTCAGGACtctctggaagcacagctgagcTCGTTGGAAACAGGCCGCAGGGCTCATGCAAGCACACCTGCTGACAAGACCTTACTGGACACCTTCAACACAGAACTTCTGAAATCCGACTCTGACAACAACAACAGCGACGACTGTGGGAACATACTCCCTTCTGACATCATGGACTTCGTGCTGAAGAACACACCATCTATGCAAGCCTTGGGAGAAAGTCCGGAGTCCTCATCATCTGAACTCCTGACGCTTGGAGAAGGTTTAGGTCTTGACAGCAACCGGGGCAAGGATATGGGATTGTTTGAGGTGTtctcccagcagctgcccacCGCCGAACCAGTGGACAGCAGTGTCTCTTCCTCCATATCAGCAGAGGAGCAGTTTGAATTGCCACTGGAACTTCCTTCTGATCTCTCTGTTCTGACCACTCGCAGCCCTACGGTGCCCAGCCAAAATCACAACAGGCTTGCCGTCATTTCGGAGTCTTCACTTTCCTCCTCAGGAGAGAGGTCAATGCTTGCCATACCTTCCACAGAGTCTGGGGAGAAGAGAGTGACAGTCACAGAAAAATCTGCCTCAGGAGAAGGTGACGCAGCTCTCCTGAGTCCAGGGGTAGACCCAAGCCCTGAAGGACACATGACTCCTGATCACTTCATCCAGGGTCACATAGATGCAGAGCATatagccagcccagcctgcggCCCTGTCGAGCAAGGGCATGGCAGCAACCAAGATTTAACAAGAAACAGTGGGACCCCGGGTATCCAGGTGCCAGTATCACCCACTGTTCCCCTCCAGGGCCAGAAGTATGTGCCAAACTCCACTGACAGCCCTGGCCCCTCGCAAATCTCCAACGCTGCAGTGCAGACAACACCACCCCACCTCAAGCCAGCCGCAGAAAAACTTCTGGTAGTTAATCAAAACATGCAGCCCCTGTACGTCCTCCAAACTCTTCCTAACGGTGTCACCCAAAAGATACAGTTAACACCTTCTGTTAGTTCTGCACAGAGTGTGATGGAAACCAACACTTCAGTGCTGGGGCCCATGGGGAGTGGGCTCACGCTGACCACAGGACTGAATCCGAGCTTGCCTCCATCTCAGTCATTATTCCCTCCCACGAGCAAGGGTCTACTGCCCATGTCCCATCACCAGCATATACATCCCTTCCCCACGCCTGCTCAGACAGGCTTCCCACCAAACATCAGCAGTCCTTCACCAGGTCTTCTAATCGGGGTGCAGCCACCCCCTGATCCTCAGCTCTTAGTGTCTGAAGCTAGTCAGAGGACAGACCTTGGTACTGCTGCTTCTacaccagctgctgccctgggcaagAAACGGCCCATATCTCGTCTGCAGTCACGGAAGAACAAGAAGTTGGCTCCTTCTGGAACCCCTTCTGCTATAGCTCCTTCTGATATGGTCTCCAACATGACCTTAATTAATTTTGCTCCTTCTCAGATTTCTAACCACCCGCTGGACTTGGGAACCATTGCGAATTCAACATCCCATAGAACCGTTCCCAATATTATCAAAAGGTCAAAGTCTGGGGTCATGTATTTCGAGCAAACATCTTTGCTCCCACAAGGTGGGACCACTACTGCAGTCAGCACGTCTCCCAGCATTATTGGTGCAGATGCCAGTCACCTCCCAGCAGGGCCTGTATCAGGCCTTACATCGAGTTCCTCAGTGCTGAATGTCGTATCCATGCAGGCCACAGCAGCCCCTAGTACTGGGGGGTCAGTTCCTGGTCACGTTTTGGGACAAAGCTCAGTAACCTTAACAAGCCCTGGATTATTGGGGGACCTTGGTTCGATAAGCAACCTCCTGATCAAAGCTAGTCAGCAAAGCCTTGGCCTTCAGGAGCAGCATATGACTTTGCCACCAAGTTCTGGGATGTTTTCACAGCTGGGAGCATCTCAGACTCCATCTACAGCAGCCATGACAGCAGCATCAAGCATATGTGTTCTACCCTCAGCACAGACAATGGGCATGACAGTCGCTCCTTCGTCTGCTGACCCAGAAGGCTCGTACCAGCTGCAGCACATGACACAGCTTTTAGGCAACAAAACTGGGGTTGCATCCTCCCAGCTGGACCTTAGCACAGTTTCGGCGACAACGCAGTTGTCGAGCTTTCCACAGCTGGTCGATGTTCCAAACAATACTGGACTCGAACAAAGCAAGGCTTCCTCATCAGTGATGCATGCCAGCTCAGCATCTCCAGGAGGCTCCCCATCACCTGGTCAGCAGTCTGCGAGTAGCTCTGTGCTGGGTGCCACAAAAATGAAGCCAAAAGTCAAACGCATCCAGCCATTGTTAGACAAAGGCAATGGAAAGAAGCACAAAACTTCTCACGCATGGGCTGGTTCTTCTGAAGCTCACGTTCCCGAAAAAGGGGCTGTTGCTGTACCCCAGGTCTCAGTTACAGG gactCCTGCTGTGAAGGCAGATGTGCAGGACGCAGCCAGCGTAGATCAGCCGTTGCAGAAGCCACACGGGCAGTCTGCAGG GCAACCGGCTGTGGTCCCAGAACCTCAATCAACACAGAACTCAATAAATGAGCAAGAAAATGCAG GCTCAAAAGCTCTTGAGGAAGAAGAGAGCACTTTCAGCTCCCCTCTTATGTTTTGGcttcagcaagaacaaaagaggaAAGAGTGTCTTGgcgaaaagaaaccaaaaaaaggtTTGGTTTTTGAGATCTCTAGTGACGATGGTTTTCAGATCTGCGCAGAAAGCATTGAAG